One window from the genome of Alkalihalobacillus sp. LMS6 encodes:
- the pdhA gene encoding pyruvate dehydrogenase (acetyl-transferring) E1 component subunit alpha has product MNEFPMVQYIDQEGKWVSDEEKLSREQLRMFYYHMLRIRTFDKKAVTLQRQGRLGTYALFEGQEAAQVGSALALESNDWVFPTYRDHGATLTFGADMAKTFLYWNGRLEGCVPPEGKRIFPPAVPIATQIPHAVGVGMTEKRKGTGAISIAYFGDGATSEGDFHEGLNFGSVFKTPTIFFCQNNGFAISVPFEKQMNSETIAQKSVAYGIPGIRIDGNDCVAVYQTVKKAAERARAGEGPTLIEAMTWRYGAHTTADDPTKYRDQTISDERRKTTDPVTRLALYMKNEGLWDDDWAQSLEEEITAEVNEAVEKMEAFSKPDVNDLFDHVFATPVWPIEEQKTKYLNHLKGVNA; this is encoded by the coding sequence GAAGGCAAGTGGGTTAGTGATGAGGAAAAGCTGAGTCGGGAACAGTTAAGAATGTTCTATTATCATATGCTGAGAATTCGAACGTTCGATAAAAAGGCCGTGACGTTACAACGGCAAGGAAGGCTTGGGACGTACGCTCTTTTTGAAGGCCAAGAAGCAGCTCAAGTTGGAAGTGCACTCGCATTAGAAAGCAACGATTGGGTATTTCCGACGTATCGCGATCATGGCGCAACTTTAACGTTTGGTGCGGATATGGCAAAGACATTCCTTTATTGGAACGGAAGACTTGAAGGTTGTGTGCCACCTGAGGGAAAACGAATTTTTCCACCAGCTGTGCCAATTGCGACGCAAATTCCCCACGCTGTAGGTGTAGGAATGACCGAAAAACGAAAAGGAACTGGCGCCATTTCGATTGCTTATTTTGGAGACGGAGCGACATCGGAAGGAGATTTTCATGAAGGACTCAATTTTGGAAGCGTATTCAAAACACCGACGATCTTCTTTTGCCAAAATAATGGATTTGCCATCTCCGTCCCGTTTGAAAAGCAAATGAACTCAGAAACCATTGCCCAGAAATCTGTTGCCTATGGGATTCCGGGAATCCGTATTGATGGAAACGACTGCGTGGCTGTCTATCAAACGGTCAAAAAAGCAGCAGAACGAGCGAGAGCTGGTGAGGGGCCAACATTAATTGAGGCGATGACGTGGCGCTATGGTGCACATACCACAGCAGACGACCCGACAAAATACCGCGATCAAACGATAAGTGACGAGCGGAGAAAAACAACCGACCCTGTCACAAGACTAGCGCTTTATATGAAGAATGAAGGTCTGTGGGATGATGATTGGGCACAATCGCTAGAAGAAGAGATTACGGCAGAGGTAAATGAAGCAGTCGAAAAAATGGAAGCGTTCTCAAAACCTGATGTGAACGACTTGTTTGATCATGTATTCGCAACGCCTGTTTGGCCAATTGAGGAGCAAAAAACAAAGTACTTAAACCATTTAAAAGGAGTGAACGCATAA
- a CDS encoding alpha-ketoacid dehydrogenase subunit beta — translation MEATKDVKTKSMTMVQAVNDALRVALEQDDNVLLLGEDIGRNGGVFRATDGLQKQFGEDRVIDTPLSESGVVGTAVGLAISGSKPIVEMQFMGFVYPAYEQIMTHVSRIRMRSMGNYSVPMVIRAPYGAGIRAPEIHSDSVETLFTHMPGIKVVCPSTPREAKGLLLASLADPDPVLFMEALRLYRGEREEVEVDGYEIEIGKANKVADGNDVTLLAWGAMVPVTKKAAAEVEAEGITCDVIDLRTLFPLDKDMIAESVQKTGRAVIVHEAHATGGLGNDLVSLINDTSFLSMRSPIERVTGFDVPVPLGSLEDHYIPSVSRVVEAIRKTVQF, via the coding sequence ATGGAAGCAACAAAAGATGTGAAGACCAAATCCATGACAATGGTTCAAGCTGTGAATGATGCGTTACGTGTTGCGCTTGAACAAGATGACAACGTCCTTTTACTAGGTGAAGATATTGGTCGTAATGGAGGGGTGTTTCGCGCAACGGATGGTCTGCAAAAGCAGTTTGGGGAAGATCGTGTCATTGATACGCCGTTAAGTGAATCGGGTGTCGTTGGTACGGCAGTTGGTTTAGCTATTTCTGGATCTAAGCCGATTGTAGAAATGCAGTTTATGGGCTTTGTGTACCCAGCCTACGAGCAAATTATGACGCATGTGTCACGTATTCGAATGCGCTCAATGGGGAACTATTCTGTGCCGATGGTCATCCGAGCACCGTATGGAGCGGGCATTCGGGCACCAGAGATTCATTCGGATTCCGTCGAAACCTTGTTTACCCACATGCCTGGTATAAAAGTCGTTTGCCCATCCACACCGAGGGAAGCAAAAGGGCTGTTGCTTGCGTCCTTAGCTGATCCTGATCCAGTTCTTTTCATGGAAGCCCTTCGTCTTTACCGCGGAGAGCGTGAAGAAGTGGAAGTGGATGGCTACGAAATTGAAATTGGAAAAGCAAACAAAGTCGCTGATGGCAATGATGTCACGTTGCTTGCCTGGGGAGCGATGGTGCCTGTTACGAAGAAAGCGGCAGCAGAAGTAGAGGCAGAGGGCATTACATGTGATGTGATTGATTTACGTACGCTATTTCCATTAGATAAAGACATGATTGCGGAATCTGTACAAAAGACAGGGCGCGCTGTTATTGTTCACGAAGCACATGCAACAGGCGGTCTAGGGAATGACCTTGTTAGTTTAATAAACGATACGTCGTTTTTGTCCATGCGTTCACCAATTGAACGGGTAACAGGATTTGATGTCCCTGTACCGCTTGGTTCGTTAGAAGACCATTATATCCCGAGTGTTTCAAGAGTGGTGGAAGCAATTCGGAAAACGGTTCAATTCTAG